In the genome of Campylobacter helveticus, the window CGATGTGGGTGTAGAGATAAAAACTATACCGGGTGGATTTAAATTTATGGGTTTTTATAGCTTTTTATACTGGTTTTTTGCCTTTATTTTAGCGCCGTTTTTTAATAATTCTTTACATCATCGTTCTTTAAATCCTTTGGAAATGTTTGCTTGGTTTAAGACTTTATTTTTAAAATATCAATATAAAATCAGCGAAAAAAGACTAAATGCTAAAATTTATAAGCTAGAAAAAAAGTATTTTTTAGCGATTTTGCAAGTGTATAACGACACGCAAATTTTAAATCATTATAAAAAAGATATAGAACATTTCATAGAAGAAACTATACTTTCCTTTGCAAATCACGCTAGGGCAAAATCTTATCTTGTTTTTAAACATCACCCTATGGATAGGGGGTATAGAAATTACGCTTCTTTGATAGAGAAATTAAGCGAGAAATATCATGTTGAGGGGCGAATTTTATATGTTCACGATAGCTATTTGCCGCTTTTGCTTAAAAATGCTTTAGGTTGCATTACGATTAATTCCACCGTGGGACTAAGTGCGATAATAGATGGTTGTCCAACCAAAGTATGTGGAGAGGCTTTTTATGATTTTGAGGGGCTGACTTATCCTAAGAAACTCCATTTTTTCTGGCGTGAAGCCCACGCTTATAAGCCAAATTCTTTACTTGTTTCACAATTTAAAAAATACCTTCTTAAAACAAATCAAATTAATGGAAATTTTTACAAAAACTCTTCTTTAATGGGATAAAATTAGCCTTTTGATAAATAATTATCTTGCGTTATAATGCTAGAAATTTTAGGTTCGAGTTTAAGATGATAGAAAGAGATGTATTTTATATAGCAGGGTATGACCCTAAGGGATATAGATATTATTATTTATTATTTAAAAGAAATTTAGAAGAATATAAAAAGAGATTTAAAGTCAAGGCAGAACTCTCTACAAGCGATACAAGCGAGGATTTTCCTTTCTGGTGTGTGGAGGCGGAAAATGTCTCTTGCAAATACACTTTCTTAGCGTGGAATGACATTGTTAAAAAAAATTGGTCGCAAAGCTATAAAGATGCGTTGGCTGATTGTTATAGCTTTTTTCGAATTTATACCATTACGGGGCTTTTCATTAAATTTGGCAAGGAAAGCATTTATCAGTTAGTTACGGGGTATTATCCTTTTTTTTATGTGCTTTTTTCTTTACTTTTTTCTGTGGGGCTTGGATTTGTAGCTTTTTATTTCCTTAGTTTTTATGTGCCTTTGTTTTTTGCTATTTTGGCGGGAATTTTATTAACTTTTTATATGAATCAATTTTTATTTACTTATGGGAAAAAATTGGCTGTTTTTTGGATTGCGCGGATTTGTTCTTTTTGTGCAAATTGGCGGGAGAGAAGAGTGGGTGATTTAGAAGAGAGAATGGAGCAATTTGCTCAAAAAATTTATCACACTCTTAAAGAAAAGCAAAAGGAAAATTATGAGCTTATTTTACTCACACATAGTGTGGGTTGTGTGCTTTGTATAGAAGTGTTAGCTAGGATTTTAATGCTTTGTAAAGAAAATGATGTGCCATTTTCTAAACTTAAAATTCTCACACTTGGAGAGTGCATTCCATTGGTAAGCTATCAAAAAAAATCCATAGAATTTAGAAAAAAACTTGAACTTGTCGCTGGGTTTGACTTAAAATGGTATGATTATACTTCGGTAATTGATGGGGCGTGTTTTCCGCAGGTGGATTTTATAAGAACGAGTGGGGTTTATGCAAAGAATCATTTTGGACCAAAGCTTTTAAATCCACGCTTTCACACCCTTTATGAGCCGCAAAATTATAAAAAAATAAAGCGTGATAAAAATAAAGCACACTTTTTATATTTAATGAGTGTGGAAAAAAGTGGAGCGTATGATTTTTTTAATTTCATCGTTTTGGATAAATTTTTAGAAGAAAAGATTAAGGATTAAAATGAGTGGGTGTCCTTTTTTTCCAAAGCCTTATAAAAACAAGGCTTCGACTTTACTGACTTTTTTGCTTAAGAGGCGTTCTTGGCTTGATGGGCTTTATGAAAGAAGCTATAAGATGCAAACGGGTTATGTCAAAATGCCAAATTTCGACCTTTATGTCATAAACGATACAAAAGAAGTCAAAAGAA includes:
- the kpsS gene encoding capsule polysaccharide modification protein KpsS — its product is MQFDILLKKEFGGKNVVLLQGPVGNFFLRLATKLKKMNAKISKINFNGGDFFFYPKGHIYKGSRENLAAFYEDFFTKNQTEAVLMYNDCRFINRTGLEVAKKLGIAVWIFEEGYLRPYCITLEKDGVNANSPMPRDKNFYLNLNLNDVGVEIKTIPGGFKFMGFYSFLYWFFAFILAPFFNNSLHHRSLNPLEMFAWFKTLFLKYQYKISEKRLNAKIYKLEKKYFLAILQVYNDTQILNHYKKDIEHFIEETILSFANHARAKSYLVFKHHPMDRGYRNYASLIEKLSEKYHVEGRILYVHDSYLPLLLKNALGCITINSTVGLSAIIDGCPTKVCGEAFYDFEGLTYPKKLHFFWREAHAYKPNSLLVSQFKKYLLKTNQINGNFYKNSSLMG
- a CDS encoding DUF829 domain-containing protein; this translates as MERDVFYIAGYDPKGYRYYYLLFKRNLEEYKKRFKVKAELSTSDTSEDFPFWCVEAENVSCKYTFLAWNDIVKKNWSQSYKDALADCYSFFRIYTITGLFIKFGKESIYQLVTGYYPFFYVLFSLLFSVGLGFVAFYFLSFYVPLFFAILAGILLTFYMNQFLFTYGKKLAVFWIARICSFCANWRERRVGDLEERMEQFAQKIYHTLKEKQKENYELILLTHSVGCVLCIEVLARILMLCKENDVPFSKLKILTLGECIPLVSYQKKSIEFRKKLELVAGFDLKWYDYTSVIDGACFPQVDFIRTSGVYAKNHFGPKLLNPRFHTLYEPQNYKKIKRDKNKAHFLYLMSVEKSGAYDFFNFIVLDKFLEEKIKD